From Phaeocystidibacter marisrubri, the proteins below share one genomic window:
- a CDS encoding DinB family protein: protein MTQHEFGQRIIDDLQQLQKQIETSFYYLEAEQLNAKPSEEQWSILQCIEHINLTNEQYIKAFRRAEEKANSADRAQSSYKMGWIGKLMSNAMRPKNGVIRYKMKTFDSLVPLNQKDPKARLVEHVVFEKFSQDCAELERLIKATEDYNWNRIKVQTLLGKWLKLKLGDAYAFVLAHSQRHVEQAMKLSAEMF from the coding sequence ATGACTCAGCACGAATTTGGGCAACGCATTATTGATGATCTTCAACAACTTCAAAAGCAAATAGAAACCTCATTCTATTACTTGGAAGCAGAGCAACTCAACGCCAAGCCTTCGGAGGAACAATGGAGTATTCTTCAGTGTATTGAGCACATCAACCTCACCAACGAGCAATACATCAAAGCGTTTCGAAGAGCAGAAGAAAAGGCAAACTCGGCGGATCGGGCACAATCTTCCTATAAAATGGGTTGGATAGGCAAGTTGATGTCGAATGCCATGCGTCCGAAAAATGGAGTGATTCGATACAAGATGAAGACCTTCGACAGCCTTGTGCCGTTGAACCAAAAAGACCCTAAAGCTCGACTAGTAGAGCACGTTGTTTTTGAGAAATTCTCGCAAGATTGCGCTGAATTAGAGCGATTGATCAAAGCCACAGAAGACTACAACTGGAATCGCATCAAAGTCCAAACGCTATTGGGCAAATGGCTCAAGCTGAAATTGGGGGATGCGTATGCATTTGTACTCGCTCATTCACAACGACATGTTGAACAAGCCATGAAACTTTCTGCGGAAATGTTTTAA
- a CDS encoding DUF3761 domain-containing protein, with protein sequence MLQHLNYISLTLLLVTCSINPASPPTEDAYFKDAVPCDSIVGSRIGAICKDGTYSKSTGSGTCSHHGGVRVWLCK encoded by the coding sequence ATGCTTCAACACCTGAATTACATAAGCCTCACACTGCTCCTTGTCACCTGCTCTATCAATCCGGCATCTCCTCCAACAGAAGATGCCTACTTCAAAGATGCCGTACCATGCGACTCCATCGTAGGCTCGAGAATAGGGGCAATTTGTAAGGATGGCACCTACAGCAAATCTACCGGCTCAGGCACCTGCTCCCATCACGGAGGCGTGCGGGTTTGGTTGTGTAAATAA
- the fbp gene encoding class 1 fructose-bisphosphatase has product MQRPTTLGEFIVEKQSEFPYATGELSQLLTSIRLAAKVVNREINKAGLVDILGAVGAENIQGENQMKLDVFANDTFISAMRAMGEVCGVGSEELEDFIAFNDEIHKEAKYVVLMDPLDGSSNIDVNVSVGTIFSIYRRVSPEGTPVQLEDFLQPGNKQVAAGYVVYGSSTMLVYTTGHGVNGFTLDPSIGVFCLSHPQMKIPEEGRIYSVNEGNYAHFHGGVKKYIKYCQEVDEATNRPYTSRYIGSLVSDFHRNLLKGGIYIYPTGTKAPKGKLRLLYECNPLAFIAEQAGGKASDGENRILDIQPEELHQRVPYFIGSPKMVETAEAFIRAEE; this is encoded by the coding sequence CGCAACAGGAGAACTATCTCAACTCCTTACCTCCATTCGTTTAGCCGCAAAAGTGGTTAACCGTGAAATCAACAAGGCGGGTCTTGTAGATATTTTAGGAGCAGTTGGCGCCGAAAACATTCAAGGTGAAAACCAGATGAAATTGGACGTTTTTGCGAACGACACTTTTATTAGCGCCATGCGCGCCATGGGAGAAGTTTGTGGTGTGGGAAGTGAGGAATTGGAAGATTTCATCGCTTTCAATGACGAAATTCACAAAGAAGCGAAGTACGTCGTACTGATGGATCCACTTGATGGATCTTCAAACATCGACGTAAATGTGTCGGTTGGTACGATCTTCAGTATCTACCGCAGAGTTTCTCCAGAAGGAACGCCTGTTCAATTGGAAGATTTCTTGCAGCCTGGCAATAAACAAGTAGCCGCTGGTTATGTTGTTTACGGTTCATCAACTATGTTGGTGTATACAACAGGTCACGGTGTAAACGGATTCACGCTTGACCCTTCTATTGGTGTTTTCTGCCTTTCTCACCCTCAAATGAAAATTCCTGAAGAGGGTAGAATTTACTCCGTGAATGAAGGGAACTACGCACACTTTCATGGTGGAGTGAAGAAGTACATCAAGTATTGTCAAGAGGTTGATGAAGCCACAAATCGCCCATATACCTCTAGATATATTGGATCCTTGGTAAGTGATTTCCACAGAAACCTATTAAAGGGAGGAATCTACATCTACCCTACAGGAACCAAGGCACCTAAAGGTAAATTGAGACTGTTGTACGAATGCAATCCACTGGCCTTTATCGCTGAACAAGCAGGTGGAAAAGCATCTGATGGAGAAAATAGAATTTTGGATATCCAGCCCGAAGAATTGCATCAACGTGTACCGTATTTCATCGGTTCTCCTAAAATGGTAGAAACTGCTGAAGCTTTTATTCGAGCGGAAGAATAA
- a CDS encoding type I restriction endonuclease, with translation MAPTANLPAQAPAPITEACGFGCVNNSNTNEIMELQNQLKALGEKIEQLKEKIHTEESTKHAFVLPFIASLGYDTFNPLEVIPEYTADIGLKKGEKVDYAIFQKGEPILIIECKHWKEDLNVHNSQLFRYFHTTKTRFALLTNGIEFRFYTDLENANKMDEKPFLEFNICDVKEATINEIAKFHKSNFDVDTILTNASSLKYIKELKYQFNEELKSPSPGFVRLLTSKVYSGRITEKVMTEFQELVQKAASQTISERVNDRLNSALNKELEIRQQEEIDTEPVSKIVTTEEESEAFKIVVAILRRKIPVERIAMRDTQSYCGVLLDDNNRKPLCRFHFNGTTKYLGTFNMEKKETRHPLESLEQIYDFQSVLLVSADNYAEMQ, from the coding sequence ATGGCACCTACAGCAAATCTACCGGCTCAGGCACCTGCTCCCATCACGGAGGCGTGCGGGTTTGGTTGTGTAAATAACTCTAATACAAACGAAATCATGGAATTACAGAATCAACTCAAAGCATTGGGTGAAAAAATAGAACAGCTAAAAGAGAAAATTCATACTGAGGAGTCTACCAAACACGCCTTCGTACTCCCCTTCATTGCTTCCTTAGGATATGACACCTTCAATCCTCTCGAAGTTATTCCTGAATACACGGCGGACATCGGATTGAAGAAAGGGGAAAAAGTAGATTACGCCATCTTCCAAAAAGGAGAACCCATTCTTATCATTGAATGTAAGCACTGGAAAGAAGACTTGAATGTTCACAATTCACAACTCTTCCGATACTTTCACACCACGAAGACGCGCTTTGCCCTTCTGACCAACGGTATTGAATTTCGATTCTATACCGATCTTGAAAACGCAAATAAGATGGACGAGAAGCCTTTTCTCGAATTCAACATCTGCGACGTAAAAGAGGCCACCATCAACGAGATTGCAAAATTTCACAAGTCGAATTTTGACGTTGATACCATTCTCACCAACGCGAGTTCTTTGAAGTATATCAAAGAATTGAAATACCAATTCAACGAAGAACTCAAATCTCCCTCTCCTGGTTTTGTACGTCTATTAACATCCAAAGTGTATTCTGGCAGGATAACCGAAAAGGTGATGACCGAATTTCAGGAGCTGGTTCAAAAAGCAGCCTCTCAAACAATTAGCGAACGGGTAAACGACCGACTAAATTCTGCACTCAACAAAGAGTTGGAGATCCGTCAGCAAGAAGAGATCGACACAGAGCCTGTCAGTAAAATAGTAACAACGGAAGAAGAAAGCGAAGCCTTCAAAATTGTAGTGGCCATTCTTCGACGCAAAATTCCCGTTGAACGAATCGCGATGAGAGACACCCAATCCTATTGCGGCGTTCTACTAGACGACAACAATCGAAAACCACTCTGCCGCTTTCACTTCAACGGTACCACCAAGTATTTGGGAACTTTCAATATGGAGAAAAAAGAAACTCGCCATCCATTGGAGAGCCTTGAGCAGATCTACGATTTCCAATCCGTCTTATTAGTATCTGCAGACAATTACGCGGAAATGCAATAG
- the mfd gene encoding transcription-repair coupling factor — MNAKELLSLYAEQPLVQKWISKIQDTPSGVALGLDGVPGSFLSVLTATSYLSSQTPILLILTDKEEAAYVLNDLEKLVGDKDVLFYPGSYRRPYEVDGTNNANILLRAEVLNRISNRRKSPLIVSYADAIFEQVITKKELRANTLQVKTGDKLNIDFLNETLFEYHFERVDFVTDPGQFSIRGGIADVFSFAHDHPVRIEFFGNEVDSIRTFDVETQLSIDPIKKMEIVPNVDNKKVLETRQSFLEYVPENTTVWVKDASTTGQILDKLYDKAEEIYATLSSDINHYKPYQLFTNSQTFGENLKSFKVVEFGSKQYPTQERFSFSGQPQPSFNKNFELLTDTLNANTKRGWTNYILCGSQQQIERFHSIFEDIGAEVKFTPVLGALHEGWEDTERQMSFYTDHQIFERYQRFRLKNGFEKKQSITLKELNSLQYGDYVTHIDHGIGKFGGLQKIDVNGKTQEAIKLIYRDSDTLYISIHSLHKISKYNSKDGTAPAVHKLGSPVWNNLKNKTKKKVKEIAYDLIRLYAKRKEAKGFSFSPDSYLQHELEASFVYEDTPDQYKATQDVKMDMEKTIPMDRLVCGDVGFGKTEVAIRAAFKAATDGKQVAVLVPTTILAFQHHKTFSERLKDFPVRIDYLNRFKSAAKTKATLADLADGKIDIIIGTHKLVGKDVKFKDLGLLIIDEEQKFGVAVKDKLKTLRVNVDTLTLTATPIPRTLQFSLMAARDLSVINTPPPNRQPIETELIGFNEEAIRDAIMYEVSRGGQVFFIHNRIQNIREVAGTLQRLCPDVRFGIGHGQMDGKKLEDMMLSFMEGEFDVLISTTIIESGLDVPNANTIIINHAQNFGLSDLHQMRGRVGRGNKKAFCKLITPPLGTLPDESRKRLQAIEQFSDLGSGFKIALRDLEIRGAGDMLGAEQSGFITDMGMDAYQKILAEAVEELKETEFKDLYQDELKSGKYVKECQLDTDLEILIPDEYVNNIEERLRLYRELDSLESAEELDQFREGLIDRFGELPQPVEDLINSMHLRWIGQNLGFEKIVIKMGKFIGYFTSKKDSEYFDSPLFQGMLNFVATQHKRAQMKQKNDRLSLVISNVKDINEAMSFLQPLALQEEVSS; from the coding sequence TTGAACGCGAAAGAATTACTCTCGCTTTACGCCGAACAACCACTGGTTCAAAAGTGGATATCTAAGATCCAAGACACCCCCTCTGGAGTGGCCCTTGGACTAGACGGCGTGCCCGGATCTTTCCTATCTGTACTTACAGCTACCTCCTATTTGAGTAGCCAAACCCCTATTCTTCTTATCCTTACCGATAAGGAAGAGGCGGCGTATGTTCTGAATGATCTAGAAAAATTAGTCGGTGATAAAGACGTACTCTTCTATCCAGGATCTTATCGAAGACCCTATGAAGTTGATGGTACGAACAATGCCAATATCCTGCTTCGCGCCGAGGTGCTCAACCGCATTTCTAACCGTCGAAAGTCGCCACTCATTGTCTCCTACGCCGATGCCATCTTTGAACAGGTTATCACCAAGAAGGAGCTTCGAGCAAATACACTTCAAGTAAAGACAGGCGATAAACTGAACATCGACTTTCTAAACGAAACGCTTTTCGAATACCACTTTGAACGTGTCGACTTTGTTACGGATCCTGGTCAATTTAGTATTCGTGGGGGGATTGCCGATGTCTTTAGCTTCGCGCACGACCATCCTGTACGTATCGAGTTCTTTGGCAATGAAGTAGACTCGATTCGAACCTTTGACGTGGAAACTCAGCTCTCCATCGACCCCATCAAGAAAATGGAAATTGTCCCGAATGTGGACAACAAAAAGGTGCTTGAAACCCGCCAGAGTTTCTTGGAATACGTGCCAGAAAACACCACTGTTTGGGTAAAAGATGCTAGCACAACGGGGCAGATCCTAGACAAGCTCTACGATAAGGCTGAGGAAATCTATGCCACCTTGTCGTCCGATATCAATCACTACAAACCTTATCAACTCTTTACCAATAGTCAGACTTTTGGGGAAAACTTGAAAAGTTTCAAGGTTGTAGAATTCGGTTCCAAGCAATACCCAACACAGGAGCGATTCTCTTTTAGCGGACAACCTCAGCCGAGCTTTAATAAAAACTTTGAGCTCCTAACTGACACGCTCAATGCGAACACCAAACGCGGTTGGACCAATTACATCTTATGCGGGAGTCAGCAGCAAATTGAACGTTTCCACTCCATTTTTGAAGACATCGGAGCCGAAGTAAAGTTCACTCCTGTACTCGGTGCCCTTCACGAAGGTTGGGAAGACACTGAACGCCAAATGTCGTTCTATACCGATCATCAAATCTTTGAACGATACCAAAGGTTCCGCCTCAAGAACGGTTTTGAGAAGAAACAGAGTATCACTTTAAAAGAGCTCAACAGCTTACAATACGGTGATTATGTAACACACATAGATCACGGTATCGGCAAATTCGGTGGACTTCAAAAGATCGATGTGAATGGCAAGACGCAAGAGGCCATTAAGTTGATTTATCGCGACTCGGATACGCTTTACATCTCTATTCACTCGCTTCACAAGATCTCCAAATACAATTCCAAAGACGGTACCGCACCAGCTGTTCACAAACTCGGTTCACCGGTTTGGAATAATCTCAAGAACAAAACCAAGAAGAAGGTTAAAGAGATTGCGTACGACCTTATTCGATTGTACGCCAAAAGGAAAGAAGCCAAGGGCTTTTCATTCTCGCCAGACAGCTACCTTCAACATGAACTGGAAGCATCATTCGTGTACGAAGATACTCCAGATCAATACAAGGCTACGCAAGACGTGAAAATGGATATGGAGAAAACCATACCAATGGATCGCTTGGTTTGTGGCGATGTAGGATTCGGCAAGACCGAAGTGGCCATACGCGCGGCGTTTAAAGCAGCCACTGACGGAAAGCAAGTTGCAGTGCTCGTTCCAACCACCATTCTCGCCTTTCAACACCACAAAACCTTTTCGGAGCGATTAAAGGATTTTCCAGTTCGAATCGACTATTTAAACCGCTTCAAGAGCGCAGCTAAGACAAAAGCCACACTTGCGGATTTGGCGGACGGAAAAATCGACATCATCATCGGTACCCACAAATTAGTAGGAAAGGATGTCAAGTTCAAAGACCTTGGGCTTCTCATTATTGATGAAGAACAGAAATTTGGTGTAGCGGTAAAAGACAAGTTGAAAACACTTCGAGTGAACGTAGACACCCTTACGCTCACGGCTACGCCAATTCCGCGCACCCTTCAATTTTCATTGATGGCCGCTCGCGATTTAAGCGTAATCAACACCCCGCCTCCCAACAGACAGCCCATTGAAACAGAACTGATAGGGTTCAATGAAGAAGCCATTCGAGATGCGATTATGTACGAAGTTAGTCGAGGTGGCCAGGTCTTCTTCATCCATAATCGAATTCAAAATATCCGAGAAGTAGCGGGCACTCTACAGCGACTTTGCCCGGATGTCCGCTTTGGCATTGGACATGGCCAAATGGACGGCAAGAAGCTAGAAGACATGATGCTCAGTTTCATGGAAGGCGAATTCGACGTACTTATATCCACCACCATTATTGAAAGTGGATTGGACGTTCCCAATGCCAACACCATCATCATCAACCACGCACAGAATTTTGGATTGAGTGACCTCCATCAAATGCGAGGTCGTGTTGGTAGAGGTAACAAGAAAGCCTTTTGCAAACTCATCACCCCTCCTCTCGGAACGCTCCCAGATGAATCGAGAAAACGCCTTCAAGCTATCGAACAGTTCAGTGATTTGGGAAGTGGATTTAAAATCGCTCTTCGCGATCTTGAAATCCGTGGAGCTGGGGATATGCTAGGTGCCGAACAGTCTGGATTTATCACAGACATGGGCATGGACGCCTACCAGAAAATCCTTGCAGAAGCCGTAGAAGAACTCAAAGAAACCGAGTTCAAAGACCTTTATCAAGACGAGCTAAAGTCGGGCAAATACGTCAAAGAGTGCCAGCTCGACACCGACTTAGAAATTCTAATTCCAGACGAATACGTAAACAATATTGAAGAGCGCTTGCGCCTATATCGAGAGCTCGACTCTCTTGAATCGGCGGAAGAATTGGATCAATTTAGAGAAGGACTTATCGACCGTTTTGGCGAATTGCCTCAACCCGTAGAAGACCTCATCAACTCTATGCACCTGCGGTGGATTGGTCAAAACCTTGGCTTTGAAAAGATCGTCATCAAGATGGGTAAGTTCATTGGTTACTTTACTTCTAAAAAAGACAGTGAATACTTCGATAGCCCCCTCTTCCAAGGCATGCTCAACTTTGTTGCCACACAGCACAAACGAGCACAAATGAAGCAGAAAAACGATCGTCTTAGCTTGGTGATTTCCAATGTGAAAGACATCAATGAAGCCATGAGCTTCCTTCAGCCACTCGCTTTGCAAGAAGAAGTGTCATCGTAA
- a CDS encoding LytR/AlgR family response regulator transcription factor — MNSKILIVEDDILTAANLASLLEASAYQTCEANTPEDAWEKFLDFQPDLVIMDIDLSSDTDGIELSARFNQQQKTSILYLTDKTDERIIQKARDVHHSYYMNKPFAAPLLLSQVDLILKQSKSSPVTTPAIKALFIKEKANESQKRKIPYDDIHYIKASRAYSEIYHSPNHASPLLKVDVSKSMAAILQKLPGDQFIQVHRSYAVNINKIDSYDRGELILADHTIPIGENYKTKISEILNLL; from the coding sequence ATGAACTCAAAGATATTAATTGTAGAGGATGATATCCTAACTGCTGCAAACCTCGCTTCACTTTTAGAAGCTTCTGCGTATCAAACTTGTGAGGCAAATACCCCTGAAGATGCGTGGGAAAAATTCCTTGATTTCCAACCAGATTTAGTAATCATGGATATAGACTTGAGTAGCGATACGGATGGTATAGAACTCTCAGCACGATTCAATCAGCAACAGAAAACCTCTATTCTTTACCTAACCGACAAAACAGACGAACGCATCATTCAGAAAGCCAGAGACGTACATCATTCGTACTACATGAATAAACCCTTCGCCGCCCCCCTACTTCTCTCTCAAGTCGACCTCATTTTAAAGCAATCCAAAAGCTCACCAGTCACTACTCCAGCTATCAAAGCCTTGTTCATTAAGGAAAAAGCGAACGAGTCGCAGAAGAGAAAAATACCCTACGACGACATTCACTACATCAAGGCGTCTAGGGCCTATAGTGAGATTTACCACTCGCCAAACCATGCCTCACCTCTTCTCAAAGTTGACGTCTCAAAAAGCATGGCTGCCATCCTTCAGAAACTACCTGGCGACCAGTTTATTCAAGTGCATCGTTCCTACGCCGTAAACATCAACAAAATTGATTCCTACGACCGCGGCGAACTGATCCTTGCGGACCACACTATTCCCATAGGTGAAAACTACAAGACCAAAATTTCGGAAATCTTAAACCTCCTTTAG
- a CDS encoding tetratricopeptide repeat protein, whose protein sequence is MNYILYYAVNRPISLLVYMILFTCVTSKGQSTSIIEQDVQRADSLFKNKEYDLAYHAYMELSERFQDEQGCHLLLQAGRSAYLQDSLAESFEIFEKCQQIAYSNGYGDLLFLSVSSIGGTLSQVGERRKANRYYLEALQIGDSLGYHGGDAVLHYNLGLNFKEMGLFDESIGQLNIAIRLFEADSNQRYLARAYQTLANAFREVEKDSLSLFNHKKALEMFRENGEVREMSSSLQDIGNTYKQLKDYPKALAYYEQSLATGDSAYKATTIGNMAEVYHALGDNEKARFYYQESIRLKRKKKDKTGVAHTLTQFGDLYLALGEYENAKEVLNEGAALAEEEDYLIILLQNYEIQQRLYAKVGDFKSAFAALTKYKEVNELLNDENKREITERMTAMFELKELEQQNRLLHEESKLNRLQAEKERAEKRWLLTGFISSAILLVLFGRLYNQSKKHARWQEVKRRELQHRTKNSLQTLINLFRFQERFAKAPGEQDLLKQGLSRVDAIMMINQKLSNTKEELNFTEYVQELVELNYQNYKVEIPNLKVEWDVEEIEVNPSQATLTGLIVNELINNAFKYAFKGNSAPLLKVSLKEESGTLYLTIHDNGAGWNVNITEKKGSEGLELVEIFAKQLKAEFKLEFQEGTRASLVIKKEPATS, encoded by the coding sequence TTGAATTACATATTGTACTACGCAGTGAATCGTCCTATTTCGCTGCTTGTATATATGATCCTATTCACTTGTGTGACAAGTAAGGGTCAATCTACAAGTATCATAGAGCAGGATGTGCAGCGAGCTGATAGTTTGTTCAAGAATAAGGAATACGACCTAGCCTATCATGCCTACATGGAGCTTTCTGAACGTTTTCAAGACGAGCAAGGGTGTCATTTATTGTTGCAAGCTGGCAGATCAGCTTATCTTCAGGATTCGCTTGCAGAATCCTTTGAGATTTTTGAAAAGTGTCAGCAGATTGCTTATTCGAACGGGTATGGTGATCTACTTTTTTTGTCTGTTAGTAGCATTGGGGGCACACTCTCACAAGTAGGCGAACGAAGAAAAGCAAATCGGTACTATTTGGAAGCTTTGCAGATTGGGGATTCGCTGGGATATCACGGTGGTGATGCCGTGCTCCATTACAACCTCGGTCTCAATTTCAAAGAAATGGGGCTGTTCGATGAGTCGATTGGACAGTTGAATATCGCTATTCGCCTTTTTGAAGCTGACAGCAATCAAAGATATTTGGCGAGAGCTTATCAGACTCTGGCTAATGCTTTTCGAGAGGTTGAGAAGGACTCATTGTCTCTTTTCAATCACAAGAAAGCCCTTGAAATGTTCAGAGAGAATGGAGAGGTACGTGAGATGTCGTCCAGTTTACAAGACATTGGCAACACGTACAAGCAATTAAAGGACTATCCCAAAGCACTTGCATACTACGAGCAGTCTTTAGCTACAGGAGATTCTGCATATAAAGCGACAACCATTGGTAATATGGCTGAGGTGTATCATGCCTTGGGTGATAATGAAAAGGCAAGGTTTTACTATCAAGAATCAATTAGGCTAAAGCGAAAGAAGAAAGACAAGACAGGTGTTGCTCATACACTCACCCAATTTGGAGACTTGTATTTGGCCTTAGGGGAGTATGAGAATGCTAAGGAGGTGCTCAATGAAGGGGCCGCTTTAGCTGAAGAGGAAGACTATTTGATCATTCTTTTACAGAACTATGAAATTCAACAGCGCCTTTATGCGAAAGTGGGAGATTTCAAGTCGGCATTTGCAGCATTGACGAAGTACAAGGAGGTAAATGAATTACTGAACGACGAGAACAAGCGCGAAATCACGGAGCGAATGACCGCTATGTTTGAGCTCAAAGAACTTGAGCAGCAGAACAGATTGTTGCACGAGGAGAGTAAGCTCAACAGACTTCAAGCCGAAAAAGAAAGAGCTGAGAAACGGTGGCTCCTAACGGGATTTATATCGTCGGCCATCTTATTAGTTCTCTTTGGAAGACTATACAATCAAAGTAAGAAACATGCGCGATGGCAAGAGGTGAAGAGAAGAGAATTACAGCATCGAACCAAGAATTCTCTTCAAACACTGATTAACTTATTTCGATTTCAGGAGCGATTTGCAAAGGCTCCAGGTGAACAAGACCTCTTGAAGCAAGGGCTAAGTCGTGTGGATGCGATTATGATGATCAATCAAAAATTGTCCAACACCAAAGAAGAGTTGAATTTTACTGAATATGTTCAAGAATTGGTAGAGCTCAATTATCAAAACTACAAGGTGGAGATCCCGAATTTGAAGGTGGAATGGGATGTAGAAGAGATAGAGGTAAACCCCAGCCAAGCAACCTTAACAGGGTTGATTGTGAATGAGTTGATAAACAATGCGTTCAAATATGCTTTTAAGGGGAATTCAGCGCCTTTATTAAAGGTTTCTCTGAAAGAAGAGTCGGGTACGCTCTATCTCACCATTCATGATAATGGGGCTGGGTGGAACGTGAACATTACAGAGAAGAAAGGCTCGGAAGGATTAGAACTCGTGGAGATTTTTGCCAAACAATTGAAGGCGGAGTTCAAGCTTGAATTTCAGGAAGGGACACGGGCTAGTTTGGTGATCAAAAAAGAACCGGCGACCTCTTGA
- a CDS encoding ABC transporter permease: MDYSLKDLTLIYPNHVDEPQAKKTTVESKGIRESYFDRGLDDSRVSMGRAASFAASLEDLYQSVKDECRSNLDEQKELKRPTVEQQNRVLTDIIKKETYRDIKQKECDNLKSKTQQIDQDIASVKIHPARHGLQADKRPKAQFYIGLSVLIPISIYLFVFYISASYSAFFKEFRTDSLTAAIFDARALSKAFNDGLLEAVFVCTIPFAFMGLGYLIHMFMKNKSTVKVAILIGITFIFDVILAYQIDKNVYEFTRTLNSPAHNLGFALQNAQFWGIIFAGFVVYLIWGLVFDFTMKEFHNMDKVNRFIRKLKEDKLNFENRLREMTTSVEIVTAEIASLNEVVHELQGRIDGFIFPKQKYMVIHSSYVNGWNRGISTTHSLMENEKTRLVQACNEVEKAHLNKYELTGDQQEQVYYGSNPDSDV, encoded by the coding sequence ATGGACTATTCATTAAAAGATCTCACCTTGATCTATCCCAACCACGTTGATGAGCCCCAGGCGAAAAAAACAACTGTTGAATCAAAAGGTATTCGCGAGTCATATTTCGATAGAGGCCTTGATGATTCTAGAGTATCCATGGGACGCGCGGCAAGTTTTGCAGCAAGTTTGGAGGATCTGTATCAATCCGTTAAGGACGAATGCCGTAGCAATTTGGATGAACAAAAAGAATTAAAACGACCAACCGTAGAACAACAGAATCGAGTCCTCACCGATATCATTAAAAAGGAGACCTACAGAGATATCAAGCAAAAGGAATGTGACAATTTGAAGTCGAAAACGCAACAAATTGATCAAGACATTGCTTCGGTAAAAATCCATCCAGCTCGCCATGGACTACAAGCTGATAAGCGACCAAAGGCTCAATTCTACATCGGACTTTCCGTGCTGATTCCAATTTCGATTTACTTGTTTGTGTTCTACATTTCCGCTTCCTATTCCGCCTTCTTCAAGGAGTTTAGAACCGATAGTCTTACCGCCGCCATTTTTGATGCCCGAGCATTATCCAAGGCCTTCAACGACGGACTTCTAGAAGCAGTTTTTGTCTGCACGATCCCCTTTGCATTTATGGGACTAGGGTATCTCATTCACATGTTTATGAAGAACAAGTCGACTGTAAAAGTGGCCATCCTTATTGGCATCACCTTTATTTTTGATGTGATCCTTGCCTACCAGATTGACAAGAACGTTTATGAGTTCACACGAACCCTCAATTCTCCTGCTCACAATTTGGGGTTTGCTCTTCAAAATGCTCAATTCTGGGGAATCATCTTTGCTGGTTTTGTAGTCTACCTCATCTGGGGCCTTGTTTTTGACTTCACCATGAAAGAGTTCCACAACATGGATAAAGTGAATCGCTTCATCCGAAAACTGAAGGAAGACAAACTCAATTTCGAAAACAGACTCCGCGAAATGACCACTTCTGTAGAAATTGTAACCGCTGAAATCGCTTCGCTCAATGAAGTTGTACATGAGCTGCAAGGACGAATTGATGGATTCATCTTTCCAAAACAAAAATACATGGTGATCCACAGTTCCTATGTGAATGGATGGAATCGAGGAATATCTACCACTCATTCACTCATGGAAAATGAAAAAACCCGATTGGTACAAGCTTGCAATGAGGTTGAAAAAGCTCACTTGAACAAATACGAGCTAACTGGCGATCAACAAGAACAAGTGTATTACGGCTCTAACCCTGATTCTGATGTATAA
- a CDS encoding HNH endonuclease signature motif containing protein: protein MRTPLMKRKANSTAHGDRFSDERIEAVWKKATVVAGVDPSKRRKDSCGAWIEFEKYGHTIDNGTGWEVDHIIPVSKGGGDEISNLQPLQWQNNRSKGNDSPASNFCIIKAR, encoded by the coding sequence ATGCGAACTCCTCTTATGAAAAGAAAGGCCAACTCAACCGCACACGGCGATCGATTCTCAGATGAAAGAATAGAAGCCGTGTGGAAAAAGGCCACCGTGGTTGCGGGAGTAGATCCCTCCAAAAGAAGAAAAGATTCATGCGGCGCATGGATTGAATTCGAAAAATATGGCCATACCATCGACAATGGAACCGGATGGGAGGTCGATCACATCATTCCCGTATCAAAAGGAGGCGGAGACGAAATCTCCAACCTTCAACCGCTTCAATGGCAAAACAATCGCTCAAAGGGAAACGACTCTCCCGCTTCCAACTTCTGCATTATCAAAGCCCGATAA